A portion of the Acidobacteriota bacterium genome contains these proteins:
- the leuS gene encoding leucine--tRNA ligase, with amino-acid sequence MSHPRDVPEYNPSEIEPRWHQRWEEEGLYRSDIDPEKEAHYALTMLPYPSGDLHIGHWYALTPSDARARFQRMRGKNVLFPMGFDAFGLPAENAAIKNNIHPAKWTYANIERMRDQLRTMGAMFDWRREMVSADPEYYRWTQWLFTQLLEHDLAYRKRAPVDWCPSCNTTLAREQVIGDDRHCERCGTPVVRKELAQWFFRTTRYVEELLDFEGIDWPERVQTLQNRWIGRSEGAAVEFQTEGDADLEVFTTRPDTLWGVTFMVLAPEHPLVETLTTDERRAAVEAYVTEAGRQTDVQRESADREKTGVFTGGYAVNPVNGERVPVWIADYVLMTYGTGAIMAVPAHDQRDFEFARRFDLEIRPVVEPAGDENLDPATMTEAVPAHGTMTASGELSGTPADRAVPDTIAYLDERGIGRRSVTYRLRDWLVSRQRYWGAPIPVIYCPNCGAVPVPAEDLPVCLPQEVEWLPTGESPLKLHPTWKNVDCPRCGAAGERDTDTMDTFVDSSWYHLRYLTFKGRPGNRDGHLFDRDEYAYWMPVDTYTGGIEHATMHLIYTRFFHKACRDMGITAGDEPMLQLRNQGIILGEDSEKMSKSRGNVVAPDELVEQYGSDALRAFLMFFARWEQGAPWSSAGIEGTARWLRRSWGLVLAPPAVSDKAPALARDLRRKVHQTLEAVTRDFETFQFNTTVSALMELLNEMSRIAQEGGAAGEAWDEAISIYLRMLAPIAPHFADELWRRIGNQESVHLAAWPELDEAATEEDEITLVVQVNGKVRDRLQVPAGISKEDAETKALACDGAAAFIEGKTVRKVIVVPGRLVNIVAN; translated from the coding sequence ATGAGTCATCCCCGCGACGTCCCCGAGTACAACCCGTCTGAGATCGAGCCGCGCTGGCACCAGCGGTGGGAAGAAGAGGGCCTTTACCGTTCGGATATCGATCCGGAGAAAGAAGCGCACTATGCGCTGACCATGCTGCCGTACCCGTCCGGGGACCTGCACATCGGCCACTGGTATGCCCTGACCCCCTCCGATGCGCGGGCCCGCTTCCAGCGCATGCGGGGCAAGAACGTGCTGTTTCCGATGGGCTTCGACGCCTTCGGCCTGCCGGCGGAGAACGCGGCGATCAAGAACAACATCCACCCGGCGAAGTGGACCTACGCCAACATCGAGCGCATGCGCGACCAGCTCCGCACCATGGGTGCGATGTTCGACTGGCGCCGGGAGATGGTGTCGGCGGATCCGGAATACTACCGCTGGACCCAGTGGCTCTTCACCCAGCTCTTGGAGCACGATCTGGCCTACCGCAAGCGGGCGCCGGTGGACTGGTGCCCGTCCTGCAACACCACCCTGGCCCGCGAGCAGGTGATCGGCGACGACCGTCACTGCGAACGCTGCGGCACGCCGGTGGTGCGTAAGGAACTGGCCCAGTGGTTCTTCCGCACCACCCGCTACGTCGAGGAGCTGCTCGACTTCGAAGGCATCGATTGGCCGGAGCGGGTGCAAACTCTCCAGAATCGCTGGATCGGGCGCTCTGAGGGGGCTGCGGTGGAGTTCCAAACGGAAGGCGACGCGGATCTCGAAGTGTTCACCACCCGGCCGGACACCCTGTGGGGAGTGACCTTCATGGTGCTGGCGCCGGAGCACCCGCTGGTCGAGACTCTGACCACCGACGAGCGGCGCGCCGCCGTCGAAGCCTATGTCACCGAGGCGGGCCGCCAGACGGACGTCCAGCGGGAGTCTGCCGACCGCGAGAAGACCGGCGTGTTCACGGGCGGCTACGCGGTCAATCCGGTGAACGGCGAACGAGTGCCGGTGTGGATCGCCGACTACGTTCTGATGACCTACGGTACCGGCGCGATCATGGCGGTGCCGGCTCACGACCAGCGGGACTTCGAATTCGCCCGCCGGTTCGATTTGGAGATCCGGCCGGTGGTGGAGCCGGCGGGCGATGAGAACCTCGATCCGGCGACGATGACCGAGGCGGTGCCGGCCCACGGCACGATGACCGCCTCCGGCGAGCTGTCCGGCACCCCGGCGGACCGGGCGGTGCCGGACACCATCGCGTATCTCGACGAGCGCGGCATCGGCCGCCGCTCCGTGACCTACCGGCTGCGGGACTGGCTGGTCTCCCGGCAGCGCTATTGGGGGGCGCCGATTCCGGTGATCTACTGCCCGAACTGTGGCGCCGTGCCGGTGCCGGCGGAGGACTTGCCGGTGTGCTTGCCGCAGGAGGTCGAGTGGCTGCCGACCGGCGAGAGCCCGTTGAAGCTCCACCCGACCTGGAAGAACGTCGACTGCCCGCGCTGCGGAGCGGCCGGCGAGCGCGACACGGACACCATGGACACCTTTGTCGACTCGTCCTGGTACCACCTGCGCTACTTGACCTTCAAGGGCCGGCCGGGGAATCGCGACGGCCACCTTTTCGACCGCGACGAGTACGCCTACTGGATGCCCGTGGACACCTACACTGGGGGCATCGAGCACGCCACCATGCACTTGATCTACACGCGCTTTTTTCACAAGGCGTGCCGCGACATGGGGATCACCGCCGGCGACGAGCCGATGCTGCAGCTACGCAACCAGGGCATCATTCTCGGCGAGGACTCGGAAAAGATGTCCAAGAGCCGCGGCAACGTGGTGGCGCCGGACGAACTGGTGGAGCAGTACGGCAGCGACGCGCTGCGCGCGTTCTTGATGTTCTTCGCCCGTTGGGAGCAGGGGGCACCCTGGTCGAGCGCCGGCATCGAGGGCACCGCCCGCTGGCTGCGGCGCTCTTGGGGGTTGGTGCTGGCGCCGCCGGCGGTGTCCGACAAGGCGCCGGCCCTGGCCCGGGATCTGCGCCGCAAGGTGCACCAGACCCTGGAGGCGGTGACCCGCGACTTCGAGACCTTCCAGTTCAACACCACCGTGTCGGCGTTGATGGAGCTGCTGAACGAGATGTCCCGCATCGCCCAGGAAGGCGGCGCCGCGGGCGAGGCCTGGGATGAGGCGATTTCGATCTATCTGCGGATGTTGGCGCCGATCGCGCCGCACTTCGCCGACGAGCTCTGGCGGCGCATTGGAAACCAGGAGTCCGTCCACCTCGCCGCCTGGCCGGAACTCGACGAAGCGGCCACCGAGGAGGACGAAATCACCTTGGTGGTGCAGGTCAACGGCAAGGTGCGGGATCGCCTGCAGGTGCCGGCGGGTATCTCCAAGGAGGACGCCGAGACGAAGGCCCTGGCCTGCGACGGGGCGGCTGCCTTCATCGAGGGCAAGACGGTGCGGAAGGTGATCGTCGTGCCCGGCCGCCTGGTCAATATCGTCGCGAATTGA